One Caretta caretta isolate rCarCar2 chromosome 6, rCarCar1.hap1, whole genome shotgun sequence genomic region harbors:
- the IFITM5 gene encoding interferon-induced transmembrane protein 5, which yields MDTSYPREDYLPMTSRKQDPSPTVITIGPSVVPRDHLIWSIFNTIYMNLCCCGLVALAYSVKARDQKVAGDIEAARHFSSKARCYNILAMVWSLLLPLLLIALAITGVIHLSKLAQESMDFFNYKFFANDDDGK from the exons ATGGACACATCTTACCCTCGTGAGGACTACCTGCCCATGACGTCTCGCAAGCAGGACCCTTCTCCCACTGTCATCACCATCGGACCCTCCGTAGTGCCCCGGGACCACCTGATCTGGTCCATCTTCAACACCATCTACATGAACCTCTGTTGCTGTGGCTTAGTGGCTCTTGCCTACTCCGTCAAG GCGCGGGATCAGAAGGTGGCTGGTGACATCGAGGCCGCTCGCCACTTCAGCTCCAAAGCCAGATGCTACAACATCCTGGCGATGGTGTGGagcctgctgctgccgctgctgctcaTCGCCCTGGCGATCACAGGCGTGATCCACCTCTCCAAGCTTGCTCAGGAGTCCATGGACTTCTTCAACTACAAGTTCTTCGCTAATGACGATGATGGAAAGTGA